A single Callithrix jacchus isolate 240 chromosome 4, calJac240_pri, whole genome shotgun sequence DNA region contains:
- the LOC100395305 gene encoding protein S100-A11 produces the protein MAEISSPTETEQCVESLIAVFQKYAGKAGYNYTLSKTEFLSFMNTELAAFTKNQKNPGVLDRTMKKLDTNSDGQLDFSEFLNLIGGLPMACHDSFLKAVPSQKRT, from the coding sequence ATGGCAGAAATCTCCAGCCCTACAGAGACTGAGCAGTGCGTCGAGTCCCTGATTGCTGTTTTCCAGAAGTATGCTGGAAAAGCTGGTTATAACTATACTCTCTCCAAGACGGAGTTCCTGAGCTTCATGAATacagaactggctgccttcacaAAGAACCAGAAGAACCCCGGTGTCCTTGACCGCACGATGAAGAAACTGGACACCAACAGTGATGGGCAGCTAGATTTCTCAGAATTTCTTAATCTGATTGGTGGCCTACCTATGGCTTGTCATGACTCCTTCCTCAAGGCTGTCCCTTCCCAGAAGCGGACCTGA